The Medicago truncatula cultivar Jemalong A17 chromosome 7, MtrunA17r5.0-ANR, whole genome shotgun sequence genome includes the window TGGGTTTGATGAAAACTACACCTAACTTtcactttccttttttttttttgttttttttgaaggattttttcACTTTCCTTATTTCAATATTACTCCAAATAAGATTCAACAAATTATGAATAGagcttttcttaaaaaaaataaaattatgaacggAGTTTAATTTTTGGTTGAACTATTTTCATTAGAGTTAGGGGGTgaatacataaaaaatagttAACAATATAATGTCAAAAAAAGAACGAAAAAATTATCGTTTgaagtaaattaaaaaaacattcttTCATGGCAAGGACATCTCTTCAAGTAGTGTTCTTAAACTTGTTTGATAAAAACTCATTTAGAAAATAgccgtttttatttttataatgacatggaatcaaaataaaaattcaatctcaACAATAAACCTCACCCTCTACTTAAAATCCACACTTTCAGACTTCACACAATTACATGTTAGCCTATCAAAATGCCCAAAACCATACCAATATAATACGTGACGAAACAACAGGGAGTCCTGAATAATGTGCAGCCACTTTGAATAACTTTATAAAAGCTTACCGCATGTAATATGATTTTGGATTTGCCATTCCCACAAAACTTAAATGATTTTGCATGGCATTACTCAACATAGGTTTGTATCCAATTTGTGCAGATTATGACATTCATTAGTGCAAGTATAGATAAGGACCACACAAGTTATGGTGTTGAGATGTTGGTTTGGAACCTTAAAGTGTGTTCCTCACAAAGTCTCAAATTCGATTCATTCCGGTGTCAATTTGATTtgacttctttaaaaaaaaaggaccaCACAATTTAGTGTTCTACTATAACAATCTAGGTATGGTTGCAAAGTTATAAGATTGGAGGTCATTCACATTTGTAAACTCGCTAACCCTTGTGTAAAAGTATTTAGAAATGGCGCTCACGAAATTCAATAACTTCCCTACAATTGGatctaacaataaaataaggaaAGGGTATGGACATGTTTTTGCACAGGGATATTGGTCTTAAATCCTTCATAGATGTCAGATTCTAACCTTCAGTATCAAAACTATGTTGGTTTCATTCAAAATGCAGTGTTGCTTGATCCAATTAATTTGTCGGGGCCTGAAGCTGTATATGCTAAACAAGGCCTGTCGAAATTCATTAGCTTGGAATTGATCACTTGTAAGAAGGTTATTGTGTTCCGGAGTCGCACGTTATATAAGAACATAGAGGCTAATcaaataaggaaaaataaatcaGATATAAGACAATTCTTGTTTAGGACTAGCCTTTTTGTGTTCATCATATTGtctgtttgttttctttgatttgcATCACATGATTCATTTGAATATATTACTTATTAAATCTTGTTCCTgaattaaattcattcattgttATGTTCTTCATTCCCGAATATGACTATACATCATAAAACAAGTCTCTACTAACACATTTACATGCTAACTTGCATATTTTCTCATCTTATGTGTGAATCGTAACTATTATAtacacaaaacaaagaaaaaagaataccATACCAATGGACTTTTCAATATCATGAAATTTGGAATACAACCTTCAAACACTATAAGAACCCTAACTACGACAAATGGACTTCAAGATATTATGCTTCAAAAATTTTAGGTAAGCGTTACAAGATCTTTGCTCAATTTTTTTCCCATTCCTTACTTTCTAAGAGCATAGAAGGTGTACCATCCTACTATATAGCTATCCAAGGCCTAAGAAAATGACAAGAACTAGACCTAGTTACCAGTGTTCCATTCCTCCTCGTCTGATGATGATCCTACAACCAAATCGGGTGACCTCATCACAAGAGAAGCCGTTCTATCCGTAGCATGGAAGACCGGTCCAAAACACAAACCGTGTTCATCATAACAATTGTATTGATTAGGAAAATGCCCTTAATTTGAAATGACCTCCTCTACTGTATCCTTATAGATTAGGATGGTTTTGATAATGTGTCAACTGCTCCCTCAGTTTTGAGTTTGTTGAAAATGTGTGTTCTTACATCAAAAACCATTAGAGAGAaatgattgaaatattttagagagAAGGGCTGCTAATTTTAAGCTATAGAATGAAAGAATGGTAGGAGTTAAGTGTGGTTTATGTTTTTCagagaaaaatatgatcatATAAAAACGAGTATTAGATAGGAAAATGGTTAAATTtgagtttgaaataattttctttgtatgattggttttttttttttttttttttcctttaaccgaaatttattgattttagtaAAAGCGAAAATTTTCTCtgtgtttgaaatagtttttcttAGAAGGCCAAAGCTTTCAATGTCTATTTAATTAAGAGTTTCCAACATTCAGTTTCTTTATTTGCCGAAAAATGGTCAAATCCACTTATGTTATTTAAGTTTTGATAAGTGTCAAACTGCTTAATGAATAATGGAGTGTGTATCACAGCTAGGTCAAGCTTTCATTTAACTTttacgaagaagaagaaatgagaGATAATTGATACACTAATGAAATTGAGATTCTGGATGAGATGAAGCACCTAAAGTTTTATTTCTTCTctaatattttctaaaagtgAGGTTCCCTTCCCTCATTCCTTCCCTCGTTAGCCAAATCACTCGCAAAACCAGAATCTGGAAACCCTAAAGGATCAATTGCTTCTGGTTCTCCTTCCAATCGAATCCTATCTGAATCATTCCGTTTGCAAATCGTTTGTTCTTTTGGGAAGGTAAGGTAATGTTTTTCTCGTTCTTTGTAGTTTGCTTCAATTGTTGAAGTTTGTTTTAATATCGATGCatagaataataataatgataatatacattgttatttgtttttttattttattttattcgaaGATGGAAGCTAGTTCTAGAGATGTGCAAGGTCAAGGAGAGGATTCAATGAAAGTATACTACAGAGGGATGAGTTTGGCTATGAATGCTTTGTTTGGTTCTAGAGCGGTGGTGCAAGGCCAAGGAAAGTCAATGGAAGTATTCAGGGAGGGGATTTGTTTGGTTATCAATTCCTGTGGCCGATTCGAGCCTATGTTAAATTCGGAGGCGGTGGCCCTCAGCCTGAGTTAAGGCTTTACCGCTTTTGTGACCGCCTTTTTTCTTGTTCCATTCAATCCAAAGACCAGCTACTTTGTATTCCTTTGGTAAAAATTGCACTCAAGGACCTACTTACTTCTTTTGCTGGACATCCTCTTGATAACAGCACTGAAGAGGTCATTTCTTTTACTATTTCTATTgctttaattatcattttttattcatcAATCTTCACTTTTAAGCATGTATCTATCTTTGTAGGTTTGTGATCAACTAGTGGCTATGTACCAAGAATGCTTAGAAGGTGATTTTAGCTCTATTCAGATTATCAAGGAAGCCAATTCTCGTCGTCTAATGTGGAAACAAGCAAATAACAATTTTGAATTGGAAAACGACCCCTTTATGGAGAAAATGAAGCAAGCCAATCTTACAAAACAAGATCGTATATGTGGGGAAATGCTTAAACATGCAAGGAAAACCCTCTCtcttaagaagaagaagaataagaaaaagaaaatcaagaaaGCTAATCTTAGCCAAACTCGCCTTCTAACACAGAAGGAGGAAACCCCCTCTGTTGAGATTATCCACGAAGCCAATACTAGCTGTCTTCTAATGCAGAAACAAGAACAGGTTACTGTTTTATTATATAGTCGAACTTAACTTACTCTGTGTCCCCTTTCGTGGGAATaacaatttttgtatttttattttgaaggctAATTCATCGTTTGAGATGGACTATTCTAATCTTCCTATCTCGATCAGAGTGTTTAAAAAAGGGGTTGATTTTCTTATGGAGAATTTGTGGGTGCGCCATGTCTTCATTCACAAGAAGTGTGGATCCGAATATAGTCACTCCCTAatgcttcaacaatttgctGATTACATCCTCTTTTGGTTCACTCAAACCATaagtaaacaaattaaattaatcgCTTACTTagtttctccttttctttttatttattctgatattattctttctttcctttgttTGAAAAAAGAGCCGCTTTCTTTTGATTACATAG containing:
- the LOC120577173 gene encoding uncharacterized protein — encoded protein: MYQECLEGDFSSIQIIKEANSRRLMWKQANNNFELENDPFMEKMKQANLTKQDRICGEMLKHARKTLSLKKKKNKKKKIKKANLSQTRLLTQKEETPSVEIIHEANTSCLLMQKQEQANSSFEMDYSNLPISIRVFKKGVDFLMENLWVRHVFIHKKCGSEYSHSLMLQQFADYILFWFTQTIKPLSFDYIERILRNEMYSLPVAVDNDDAGATNAIIKEVAKKLMVMHEECLQDNFSSVKILWKDSLSWTSCSTSLNETTGQSNIDSEILLSTALDFGRY